A stretch of Brassica rapa cultivar Chiifu-401-42 chromosome A08, CAAS_Brap_v3.01, whole genome shotgun sequence DNA encodes these proteins:
- the LOC117127509 gene encoding uncharacterized protein LOC117127509: MTSRHTRSNAQGPLHQLTNEELARLERQNRQLPRPTSTNMGDHQDDLTAAFALMQQQMQQMQQTIQANAANQRNAPEEVDQIGQRNLLRNLPATRSAINPPPCTRQDFEIKPALIGLVQRKIFNGLPAEIPMDHIENFEKMCGFTKANGVPPDYIKCTLFPFSLDGKAARWLDSLPTGSLTTWEQVRSAFLSHFYTKSKTAALRQKIATFKQLVDEPFCDAWERFNVYRRECPHHGFEEDYLLGVFYDGVGWEYRNALNSASNGDFMTQSTQGAFALIENMASSSADSNRETDRTQKVNSIDNSKIDELSAKVDQLIKSNQNHVFIMEESPQDKGTIDATSEADQAIEDHHEVSYVNGQGWQFKNYHPNPNVRNNPHLFNNPKPDGNTENAQGNQVQNSGYQRGYGNQGRTFVLSPAQNTQFHNQKQPTNQQPAQPAQTAPQDEMKSLANMMSQLLQGQQIQGKALNQVTNDINTRMNHMFNDLSAKYDNVSSHMRQMDIQIAQTAESVKRQQGTLPGKTDKNPKECNAVALRSGKQLTDLAPKRFTTAEKGKQKESEQPPVTAPADEEEAELPVKHTPTTTEQPTVVVRPAAEPVPTRDYVPKVPYPVPAKATRKDKEEMKCRKMLEDLTVRLPLMSAIQMMPSMSSFVKGLISGKITDDSEFMVVSKECSAVLQNKRIKKLGDPGKFVLSIQIGRTVFSCSLVDLGSSINLMPYSVAKRLGFTDFKPTRMSLVFADRSVKSPVGIIEDIQVLVGNTLVPADFVVLELEEESKDPLILGRPFLCTVGAIIDVRQGKIDLHLGDIVMRFEMNQMLKKPMLDGQTFTVQEEGDPLEPSDQMIEEILIDDPLELALTRAEAEQNVQNIDADGYAKMLDSARTMERLVAYLSLGENNASDSSSSPVPPSRNNDPWSESKAPKVELKTLPKGLRYAFLGPNSTYPVIVNADLNNAETALLLCELRKYRKALGYSLADIPGISPDLCMHRIHLEDESMTSVEHQRRLNPNLKDVVKKEIMKLLEAGVIYAISDSKWVSPVHVVPKKGGITVITNEKNELIPTRTVTGHRMCIDFRKLNAATRKDHFPLPFIDQMLERLANHPYYCFLDGYSGFFQIPIHPDDQEKTTFTCPYGTYAYRRMPFGLCNAPATFQRCMMSIFTDLIEDIMEVFMDDFSVYGSSFSVCLSNLCRVLKRCEEKHLVLNWEKCHFMVRDGIVLGHKISEKGIEVDKAKIDIMMSLQPPTSVRGIKSFLGHAGFYRRFIQDFSRIARPLTRLLCKETKFDFDNECLASFHTIKGALVSAPVVQPPDWDLPFEIMTDASDFAVGAVLGQRKDKKLHVIYYASKTLDEAQCRYATTEKELLAIVYAFEKFRSYLVGSKVIVHTDHAALKYLLTKKDAKPRLLRWILLLQEFDLEIRDKKGVENGVADHLSRMKINDDTVIDEEQPVEHVSAIGLCYTEQPMRIETACSSQLEPFVATIQKQYPDLPWFAEIANFLAAEKEPQKFTGNEKRKFLREARHYFWDEPYLYRQCKDGIFRRCVPEAEIPGILHHCHGSSYAGHFATFKTVSKILQAGFWWPTMFRDAHAFISRCNACQRMGSISKRNEMP; encoded by the coding sequence atgaccagtagacatactcggagcaACGCACAAGGACCATTGCATCAGCTCACTAACGAAGAACTAGCGAGATTAGAACGTCAGAACCGTCAACTGCCTAGACCTACAAGCACCAACATGGGTGATCATCAGGATGATCTTACTGCTGCATTTGCACTCATGCAACAACAGATGCAGCAGATGCAGCAAACTATCCAAGCGAACGCTGCAAACCAACGGAATGCACCGGAGGAAGTTGATCAGATTGGCCAAAGGAATCTCTTGCGTAATCTACCTGCTACGCGATCCGCCATCAACCCTCCACCTTGCACTAGACAAGACTTTGAGATCAAGCCCGCCTTGATAGGTCTGGTGCAGAGGAAGATCTTCAACGGACTTCCTGCAGAAATACCGATGGACCACATTGAAAACTTTGAGAAGATGTGTGGGTTCACTAAGGCGAATGGAGTACCACCAGATTACATCAAATGTACTTTGTTCCCTTTCTCTCTCGATGGGAAGGCTGCTCGCTGGCTAGATTCCCTACCAACTGGATCGCTCACCACATGGGAACAAGTCAGATCCGCTTTCTTGAGCCACTTCTACACGAAATCAAAGACGGCAGCTCTGAGACAGAAGATCGCCACCTTTAAACAGCTGGTAGATGAGCCGTTCTGCGACGCATGGGAGCGATTCAACGTCTATCGCAGAGAGTGCCCACATCATGGTTTTGAAGAAGATTATCTACTCGGAGTTTTCTACGATGGAGTAGGTTGGGAGTACAGGAATGCTTTAAACTCAGCCAGTAATGGAGATTTCATGACCCAATCCACTCAAGGCGCTTTCGCGCTAATTGAGAACATGGCCTCAAGCTCAGCTGACAGCAACCGAGAGACAGACCGCACCCAAAAGGTGAACAGCATCGACAATAGCAAAATAGATGAGCTCTCTGCCAAGGTCGATCAGCTGATTAAGAGTAATCAGAACCATGTCTTCATCATGGAAGAGTCTCCTCAGGATAAAGGAACCATAGACGCTACATCAGAAGCGGACCAGGCGATTGAGGACCACCATGAGGTTAGCTATGTGAATGGGCAAGGATGGCAGTTTAAGAACTATCACCCGAACCCTAACGTGAGGAACAACCCCCACCTGTTCAACAACCCTAAACCCGATGGTAACACAGAAAATGCTCAAGGCAATCAAGTTCAGAACAGTGGCTACCAACGGGGGTATGGAAATCAAGGACGAACCTTTGTCCTCAGCCCAGCTCAGAATACTCAGTTCCACAACCAGAAACAACCGACTAACCAGCAGCCTGCACAGCCTGCTCAAACTGCTCCACAAGACGAGATGAAGAGTCTTGCCAATATGATGAGCCAGCTGCTCCAAGGACAACAGATTCAGGGAAAAGCACTGAATCAGGTCACAAACGACATCAATACCCGAATGAATCACATGTTCAATGACCTGAGTGCCAAATATGATAATGTCTCGAGCCATATGAGGCAGATGGATATTCAGATTGCTCAGACTGCTGAGAGTGTGAAGAGACAGCAAGGCACTCTTCCTGGAAAAACAGATAAAAATCCCAAGGAGTGTAATGCAGTCGCGCTTAGGAGTGGGAAGCAGTTAACTGATCTGGCACCCAAGAGATTCACAACAGCTGAAAAGGGGAAGCAGAAAGAATCAGAACAGCCACCTGTAACCGCACCAGCAGACGAGGAAGAAGCAGAGCTTCCTGTTAAACATACTCCGACCACTACAGAGCAGCCTACTGTGGTTGTTCGCCCAGCGGCAGAACCTGTTCCCACCCGTGACTATGTGCCAAAGGTTCCGTACCCTGTTCCTGCTAAGGCCACACGCAAGGACAAGGAGGAGATGAAATGTAGGAAGATGCTGGAAGACTTAACAGTCAGACTCCCTCTCATGAGTGCAATCCAGATGATGCCATCCATGAGTAGCTTTGTGAAAGGACTAATTTCTGGAAAGATAACCGATGACAGTGAGTTCATGGTAGTCTCTAAAGAGTGCAGCGCTGTTCTCCAGAACAAAAGGATCAAGAAGCTAGGTGATCCTGGAAAATTTGTCCTTTCCATCCAAATAGGGAGAACAGTCTTCTCGTGTTCGCTAGTCGATCTGGGATCAAGCATCAACCTCATGCCGTACTCTGTGGCTAAGCGCCTAGGATTCACAGATTTCAAACCTACCAGGATGTCCCTAGTGTTTGCTGATCGATCAGTGAAATCTCCAGTCGGAATTATCGAGGATATCCAGGTTCTGGTTGGGAACACACTTGTCCCTGCCGATTTCGTTGTTCTGGAACTTGAGGAAGAATCAAAGGATCCTCTGATCCTAGGCAGACCATTCCTATGCACTGTCGGAGCTATCATAGATGTGCGACAGGGAAAAATCGATCTCCACCTAGGAGACATTGTGATGAGGTTCGAGATGAATCAGATGCTCAAGAAACCTATGCTAGATGGACAAACCTTCACTGTCCAAGAGGAGGGTGATCCGCTGGAACCGAGTGATCAGATGATTGAGGAGATCCTAATAGATGATCCGCTGGAACTAGCTCTGACTAGAGCTGAAGCAGAACAGAATGTCCAGAACATCGACGCTGATGGGTACGCCAAGATGTTGGACTCCGCCAGAACCATGGAAAGATTAGTGGCATATCTTAGTCTGGGGGAGAACAATGCCTCAGACTCATCGAGCTCGCCTGTTCCACCAAGTAGGAACAATGACCCGTGGAGTGAATCCAAAGCTCCAAAAGTCGAGCTCAAAACACTCCCTAAGGGGCTCAGGTACGCATTTCTTGGACCAAATTCTACATACCCAGTAATCGTAAATGCTGACCTGAACAATGCTGAAACTGCTCTTCTCTTATGCGAACTTAGGAAATATCGAAAAGCATTAGGATATTCCCTAGCTGATATACCTGGCATTTCACCTGATCTGTGCATGCATAGAATACACCTAgaagatgaatcaatgacttctgtagaacatcagaggaggttaaacccaaatctgaaagatgttgtaaagAAGGAGATAATGAAACTTCTAGAAGCTGGTGTAATTTATGCGATTTCTGATAGTAAGTGGGTTAGTCCTGTTCATGTAGTGCCTAAGAAAGGAGGGATCACTGTtataacaaatgaaaagaatgaaTTAATCCCTACTAGAACAGTAACTGGTCATCGCATGTGCATTGATTTCCGTAAATTGAATGCTGCGACTCGCAAGGATCACTTTCCACTTCCCTTCATTGATCAAATGCTTGAAAGATTGGCTAACCACCCTTACTATTGCTTTTTAGATGGTTATTCAGGTTTCTTTCAGATTCCCATCCACCCAGACGATCAAGAAAAGACGACGTTCACATGTCCTTATGGAACATACGCCTACAGGAGAATGCCTTTCGGGCTGTGCAATGCTCCAGCGACCTTTCAACGCTGCATGATGTCAATTTTCACTGATCTAATTGAAGACATAATGGAAGTTTTCATGGACGATTTCAGCGTCTATGGGAGCTCCTTTAGTGTCTGTTTGTCAAACTTGTGCAGGGTTCTGAAGCGATGCGAGGAGAAGCATCTCGTGCTGAATtgggaaaaatgccatttcatggtCAGAGATGGGATTGTTCTAGGACATAAGATTTCAGAAAAAGGCATCGAAGTGGACAAGGCAAAGATCGATATCATGATGAGTCTGCAACCCCCAACTTCAGTGAGGGGAATAAAAAGCTTTTTGGGACATGCTGGTTTTTACAGAAGATTCATCCAGGACTTCTCGAGAATCGCAAGACCACTCACTAGACTGCTCTGCAAGGAAACAAAGTTCGATTTCGACAACGAGTGCTTAGCTTCATTTCACACGATCAAGGGAGCTCTTGTCAGTGCACCGGTTGTCCAACCCCCAGACTGGGACCTCCCTTTCGAGATCATGACGGACGCGAGTGACTTTGCAGTGGGAGCAGTGCTTGGACAGCGGAAGGATAAGAAGCTCCATGTGATCTACTACGCGAGCAAGACACTGGATGAAGCTCAATGTAGGTATGCCACCACAGAGAAGGAACTCCTGGCCATCGTCTATGCTTTTGAGAAGTTCCGATCATATCTGGTTGGGTCTAAAGTGATAGTCCACACGGATCATGCAGCTCTCAAGTACCTGCTCACGAAAAAAGATGCCAAACCGCGGCTCCTGAGATGGATTCTCCTCCTTCAGGAATTTGACCTGGAAATAAGAGACAAGAAAGGGGTAGAAAATGGAGTAGCGGACCACCTTTCCAGAATGAAAATAAACGATGATACAGTGATTGACGAAGAACAACCAGTGGAACACGTCAGTGCGATTGGTCTTTGCTACACGGAACAACCAATGCGCATAGAAACAGCTTGTTCTTCGCAACTAGAGCCGTTTGTGGCAACAATCCAGAAGCAATATCCTGATCTACCGTGGTTTGCTGAGATTGCAAATTTCTTAGCTGCTGAAAAGGAGCCTCAGAAGTTCACGGGGAACGAGAAGAGGAAATTCTTAAGAGAGGCAAGGCACTACTTCTGGGATGAGCCTTATCTATACCGACAATGCAAGGATGGGATCTTCAGACGATGTGTTCCGGAGGCTGAAATTCCAGGGATCCTACACCACTGCCACGGATCTTCCTACGCTGGACACTTCGCCACATTCAAAACAGTCTCCAAAATTCTCCAAGCGGGATTCTGGTGGCCAACAATGTTCAGAGATGCTCACGCTTTCATATCCAGATGCAATGCATGCCAGCGAATGGGCAGTATCAGCAAAAGGAATGAGATGCCC
- the LOC117127169 gene encoding uncharacterized protein LOC117127169, translating into MPPRTRNPKALKASRGAATPSHSANVPSSYPWPNKAEGQPININDPLLLDYNCEGWDKESAARYNRLLAAEILPTRFAHAETLAALGLESDVFETLDVMGLAPLCYQAQVLYPDLVRQLLATAQITYQNPTAPTYENCYFSFMADGKFCSISLHDLNELLEIADTPREVSVDKKFAPANAFWDLIATGKFTSRKAYQSQIRNPTLRIIAKIVSNILFAKEHTSKVTNGELQVLYTGLEDEIRRDRVIPIQTVKTNPGFLLITMLSERKDSMVRTEDKKDRCGSVLTPLFKRFNIDLDSYTVVPELEYIDTAYLITCHILRDESTYKFTDKDGITLYCKLPLPGLTDFTTLDNIVFLPNAEHLCVDPRAPIPDENAAGDDVEDITPPADGAYDLEDLTDVTDDHAYRRWMVDSQKKNNSLMKRILRALTGGCIRSQDEQTTQGTRRPGKEPAGTSAREERLPRNRRTAGHSSSGDSD; encoded by the coding sequence ATGCCTCCAAGAACAAGGAACCCTAAAGCACTCAAGGCCTCTCGCGGAGCAGCCACGCCTTCTCACTCCGCGAACGTCCCTTCCTCCTACCCATGGCCGAACAAGGCTGAGGGTCAACCGATCAACATCAATGACCCACTACTCCTTGACTACAATTGTGAGGGGTGGGACAAGGAGTCCGCAGCAAGATACAACAGGCTTCTCGCAGCAGAGATCCTGCCCACACGATTTGCTCACGCGGAGACCTTAGCTGCTCTTGGTCTCGAGTCTGATGTGTTCGAGACGCTCGATGTCATGGGCCTCGCTCCTCTCTGCTACCAAGCCCAAGTTCTCTATCCAGATTTGGTTCGGCAATTGCTCGCAACAGCTCAGATTACTTACCAGAACCCAACTGCGCCAACATACGAGaactgctacttctccttcatggCTGACGGCAAGTTCTGCTCCATCTCTCTCCACGATCTAAACGAACTACTCGAGATCGCAGACACGCCAAGAGAGGTCTCAGTTGACAAAAAGTTCGCGCCAGCAAACGCCTTTTGGGATCTCATTGCGACAGGGAAGTTCACTTCTCGCAAGGCTTATCAGTCACAAATCCGAAACCCCACTCTGCGTATCATTGCCAAGATCGTCTCGAACATCCTATTCGCAAAGGAACACACCTCCAAGGTCACAAACGGAGAGCTGCAGGTTCTATACACCGGCctcgaggatgagatccgtAGAGACAGAGTCATACCGATACAGACTGTGAAAACAAACCCTGGATTCCTTCTCATCACGATGCTCTCTGAGCGCAAGGATTCCATGGTCCGAACGGAAGACAAGAAAGATCGCTGCGGCAGTGTTCTCACACCCTTGTTCAAACGCTTCAACATCGACCTGGATTCCTACACGGTTGTTCCTGAGCTTGAGTACATTGACACCGCCTATTTGATCACGTGCCACATCCTGCGCGACGAAAGCACATACAAGTTCACAGACAAGGACGGGATCACTCTCTACTGCAAGCTCCCTCTTCCAGGGTTAACAGATTTCACAACCTTGGATAACATAGTGTTCTTGCCAAACGCAGAACACTTGTGCGTCGACCCCCGAGCGCCAATTCCAGATGAGAATGCGGCAGGGGATGATGTGGAGGACATAACTCCACCTGCTGATGGTGCTTACGACCTAGAGGACCTCACGGATGTTACAGATGACCACGCCTACAGACGTTGGATGGTGGACTCCCAGAAGAAAAACAACAGCCTCATGAAGAGGATCCTCAGAGCACTCACTGGAGGCTGCATCAGAAGTCAGGATGAGCAGACGACGCAAGGAACAAGGCGCCCAGGCAAAGAACCAGCGGGCACTTCAGCTAGAGAAGAGAGACTTCCGAGGAACCGGAGAACAGCCGGCCACTCCAGCAGCGGCGATTCAGACTGA
- the LOC103834010 gene encoding probable peptide/nitrate transporter At3g43790 → MADEARETLLEEKEDNNCPGCNIDRLKQEQRGIPYIHLSFIWLVSLCTALPISSLFPYLYFMIRDFHVAEKEEDIGFYAGFVASSFMIGRALTSILWGKLADRYGRKPIILMATFSVIIFNTLFGLSTSFWFAISVRFLLGCVNCLLGVIRAYASEVVSEEYHALSLSVVSTSRGIGLIIGPAIGGYLAQPAEKYPNIFSLDSVFGSFPYFLPSLVISVYAIGALIACWWLPETLHTHCRISRGRLNPNEPEYSPNELNNDGSTGRGLEDHNTQSKPSLLRNRPLMAIIIVYCVFSLQEIAYSEIFSLWAVSDKSYGGLSFSSQDVGQVLAISGLGLLLFQLMVYPPMEKSLGLLVVIRLSAVMLIPLLSCYPSIASLSGLTLHLVINCASILKNALSISLVTGLFILLNKAVPQSQRGAANGLSMTAMSIFKSFGPAGGGILFSWAQKRQTATFLPGDEMVFFVLNLVQLIGLILTFIPYISQNQ, encoded by the exons ATGGCCGACGAGGCAAGAGAAACCCTTCTGGAGGAGAAAGAAGACAATAACTGCCCAGGCTGTAACATCGACCGACTCAAGCAAGAACAGCGAGGAATCCCTTACATCCACCTCTCCTTCATCTGGCTCGTCTCTCTCTGCACCG CTCTCCCGATATCTTCCCTGTTTCCATATCTCTATTTCATGATCAGAGACTTCCATGTAGCTGAAAAAGAAGAGGATATTGGTTTCTATGCTGGTTTTGTTG CATCATCTTTCATGATCGGAAGAGCTCTGACGTCTATTCTCTGGGGGAAACTAGCTGATCGATATGGTCGCAAACCTATCATCCTCATGGCGACTTTCTCTGT GATCATATTCAATACCTTGTTTGGTTTAAGCACAAGCTTCTGGTTTGCTATTTCAGTTAGATTTCTTCTCGGCTGCGTCAATTGTCTACTCGGAGTAATAAGA GCATATGCTTCAGAAGTCGTTAGTGAAGAGTATCACGCTCTTAGTCTTTCTGTT GTAAGTACATCGAGAGGTATAGGACTGATAATAGGTCCTGCTATTGGAGGCTATCTTGCTCAG CCTGCAGAGAAGTATCCTAATATATTTTCACTGGATTCAGTTTTTGGAag CTTTCCATATTTTCTGCCGAGCTTAGTTATATCAGTCTATGCTATTGGGGCTCTCATTGCATGCTGGTGGCTGCCT GAAACACTTCATACGCATTGCAGAATTTCACGCGGGAGGCTAAATCCAAATGAACCTGAATATTCACCAAATGAACTAAACAATGATGGAAGTACAGGTAGAGGACTCGAAGACCATAACACACAAAGCAAGCCAAGTCTCCTGAGGAACCGTCCGTTGATGGCTATCATCATTGTGTATTGTGTTTTTTCCCTCCAGGAGATAGCTTATTCAGAG ATATTTTCACTCTGGGCTGTTAGCGACAAAAGTTATGGAGGATTGAGCTTCTCGTCTCAAGATGTTGGCCAAGTTTTAGCTATATCAG GACTTGGGCTTCTGTTGTTTCAACTTATGGTATACCCTCCGATGGAGAAGAGCCTGGGACTCCTTGTGGTTATACGTCTTTCCGCG gTGATGCTAATACCGCTGCTTTCTTGTTACCCGTCTATAGCTTCGCTTTCAGGGTTGACCCTCCATTTAGTGATAAACTGTGCATCTATCTTGAAAAACGCGTTGTCT ATCTCTCTTGTTACAGGACTGTTTATCTTGCTCAACAAGGCGGTG CCACAGAGTCAGAGAGGTGCTGCTAATGGACTTTCTATGACCGCAATGTCTATTTTCAAATCATTTGGCCCTGCCGGTGGAGGAATCTT ATTCTCTTGGGCGCAAAAGAGACAGACTGCGACTTTCCTTCCAG GTGATGAGATGGTGTTCTTTGTGCTGAATTTGGTACAACTCATAGGATTAATTCTAACTTTCATACCGTACATTTCTCAGAACCAATAA